The following proteins are encoded in a genomic region of Streptomyces gobiensis:
- a CDS encoding transglycosylase domain-containing protein — translation MSDESKSGERRPQRTGVRRLLPTWRMVLGGVLLFLLLVSGALVAGYLLVNIPEPNKAAAAQSNVYLYSDGTQIAKDGKVNRENISLAQVPKTAQHAVLAAEDRDFYNESAVDPKAMARAAWNMIRGEGKQSGSTITQQYVKNYYLSQERTVTRKAKEFFIAVKLDREVSKNDILRGYLNTSYFGRNAYGIQAAAQAYYGKKSEDLTTAEGAYLAALVNSPSAYDVSAHPENRKKVIARWNYVLDGMVKQGWLEKSERAGMKFPEPRTAKAPTGLSGQRGYLVEAVRNHLISQDIVDEQRLASGGFRITTTIDPDKQDAMESAVKDQLMSKLSDDREADRYVRVGGTSIDPETGKVVAMYGGIDYTKQYVNNATRRDYQAASTFKPFVYTSAIQNGSRTQYGQKIGPYTIYDGTSKRRVISDGRPTEWAPQNEGDVDHGKVSVTEAMDKSVNSVFAQMGVDVGPQKVKDTVVQLGIPAETPELDKAQSSIALGTATPSTLDLAQAYATLANHGERGRYSLVEKVSRGGEEIKLPGRDTQQAVPREAADATTAMLRSVVRSGTGTEAQTAGRPAAGKTGTAEDDQAAWFAGYTPDLATVIAVMGQDPETGAHKSLYGAAGQPKISGGHYPARIWGQYTAAALKGSPVKKFDLETSDGSPSLEPSTPETTPSASDEQSPPPASSSPPATGGTDSGGADNRGPDSGGTDSGGPTDGGTSTGGTDHGGTDTGGTETGGTTGGDNGGTGDSDSGGTDTSGGITEGGDTAGPEGGTGTPSDDSTGETSGQPPWEGSSRW, via the coding sequence GGGTACTGCTCTTCCTCCTGCTGGTCTCGGGGGCCCTGGTCGCCGGATACCTGCTGGTGAACATCCCCGAACCCAACAAAGCGGCGGCCGCGCAGAGCAATGTCTATCTCTACTCGGACGGCACTCAGATCGCCAAGGACGGCAAGGTCAACCGCGAGAACATCTCGCTCGCACAGGTGCCCAAGACCGCCCAGCACGCGGTGCTCGCCGCCGAGGACCGGGACTTCTACAACGAGTCGGCCGTGGACCCGAAGGCCATGGCCCGGGCCGCCTGGAACATGATCCGGGGCGAGGGCAAGCAGTCCGGCTCGACCATCACCCAGCAGTACGTCAAGAACTACTACCTCAGCCAGGAGCGGACGGTCACCCGCAAGGCCAAGGAGTTCTTCATCGCTGTCAAGCTGGACCGGGAGGTAAGCAAGAACGACATACTCCGTGGATATCTGAACACCAGTTACTTCGGCCGCAACGCCTACGGCATACAGGCCGCCGCACAGGCGTACTACGGCAAGAAGTCCGAGGACCTGACCACCGCTGAGGGCGCGTATCTCGCCGCGCTCGTCAACTCGCCCAGCGCGTACGATGTCTCGGCCCACCCCGAGAACCGCAAGAAGGTCATCGCCCGCTGGAACTACGTCCTCGACGGCATGGTGAAGCAGGGCTGGCTGGAGAAGTCCGAGCGGGCCGGTATGAAGTTCCCCGAGCCGCGGACCGCCAAGGCCCCCACCGGCCTGTCCGGGCAGCGTGGCTATCTGGTCGAGGCGGTGCGGAACCACCTCATCTCCCAGGACATCGTCGATGAGCAGCGGCTGGCCAGCGGCGGCTTCCGGATCACCACGACCATTGACCCTGACAAGCAGGACGCGATGGAGTCCGCGGTCAAGGACCAGCTGATGTCCAAGCTGAGCGATGACCGCGAGGCGGACCGGTACGTCCGCGTGGGCGGCACCTCCATCGACCCGGAGACCGGCAAGGTCGTGGCGATGTACGGCGGCATCGACTACACCAAGCAGTACGTCAACAACGCCACCCGGCGTGATTATCAGGCGGCATCCACCTTCAAGCCGTTCGTCTATACCTCGGCGATCCAGAACGGTTCCAGGACCCAGTACGGGCAGAAGATCGGTCCGTACACGATCTACGACGGAACCAGCAAGCGCCGGGTGATAAGCGATGGCCGTCCCACCGAGTGGGCCCCGCAGAACGAGGGCGATGTCGATCACGGCAAGGTCTCGGTGACCGAGGCGATGGACAAGTCGGTCAACTCCGTCTTCGCTCAGATGGGTGTCGACGTCGGCCCGCAGAAGGTCAAGGACACCGTGGTGCAGCTGGGCATCCCGGCGGAGACTCCGGAGCTCGACAAGGCCCAGAGCTCCATCGCGCTGGGCACCGCGACGCCCAGCACCCTGGATTTGGCGCAGGCCTACGCCACGCTCGCCAACCATGGCGAGCGTGGCCGCTACAGCCTGGTCGAGAAGGTCAGCCGTGGCGGTGAGGAGATCAAGCTCCCCGGCCGGGACACCCAGCAGGCCGTCCCCCGGGAGGCCGCCGACGCCACCACCGCGATGCTGCGCAGCGTGGTGCGGAGCGGTACGGGCACCGAGGCACAGACCGCGGGCCGCCCGGCGGCGGGCAAGACGGGTACGGCCGAGGACGATCAGGCGGCCTGGTTCGCGGGCTACACCCCGGACCTGGCGACCGTGATCGCGGTGATGGGCCAGGACCCGGAGACCGGGGCGCACAAGTCGCTGTACGGCGCGGCGGGGCAGCCGAAGATCAGCGGCGGCCACTACCCTGCGCGGATCTGGGGCCAGTACACCGCGGCGGCCCTGAAGGGCTCCCCGGTCAAGAAGTTCGACCTGGAGACCAGCGACGGCAGCCCGTCCCTTGAACCCAGCACCCCGGAGACGACCCCGAGCGCCTCCGACGAGCAGTCACCGCCCCCGGCCAGCTCCAGCCCCCCGGCGACGGGTGGCACGGACAGCGGCGGCGCGGACAACAGGGGACCGGACAGCGGGGGCACGGACAGCGGCGGCCCGACCGACGGCGGCACCAGCACCGGTGGCACGGACCACGGCGGTACCGATACGGGCGGTACGGAGACCGGGGGCACCACCGGCGGCGACAACGGCGGCACCGGCGACAGCGACAGCGGCGGCACCGACACCAGCGGCGGGATCACCGAGGGCGGCGATACGGCCGGGCCGGAGGGCGGCACGGGCACCCCCAGCGATGACAGCACCGGGGAGACGAGCGGTCAGCCGCCCTGGGAGGGCAGTAGCCGGTGGTGA
- a CDS encoding DMT family transporter, which translates to MAWVLLAVAGLLEVGWSIGMKYTEGFTRLWPSVFTVLGIAASMMLLAQAAKSLPIGTAYGVWVGIGAAGAAVLGMAVLGEPATAARIFFICLLLVAVVGLKATSGH; encoded by the coding sequence ATGGCCTGGGTTCTGCTCGCTGTCGCCGGTCTGCTGGAGGTCGGCTGGTCGATCGGGATGAAGTACACCGAGGGCTTCACCCGGCTGTGGCCGAGCGTCTTTACGGTCCTGGGGATCGCCGCCAGCATGATGCTGCTGGCACAGGCCGCGAAGAGCCTGCCCATCGGTACCGCCTATGGCGTCTGGGTCGGCATCGGCGCGGCCGGCGCCGCGGTTCTCGGTATGGCCGTGCTCGGTGAGCCCGCCACGGCGGCCCGGATCTTCTTCATCTGCCTGCTGCTGGTGGCGGTGGTCGGCCTGAAGGCGACCTCCGGCCACTGA
- a CDS encoding GroES family chaperonin: MLHDRVLVRTDIPEGERRSSGGIVIPATAAVGRRLDWAEVVAVGQNVRTVEPGDRVLYDPEDRAEVEVRGVAYVLMRERDLHAVAAERLAGTEEPTGLYL; encoded by the coding sequence ATGCTGCACGACCGTGTGCTGGTCCGTACCGATATTCCCGAGGGCGAGCGCCGCTCGTCCGGCGGCATCGTCATCCCGGCCACCGCCGCGGTCGGACGACGGCTGGACTGGGCCGAGGTGGTGGCGGTCGGGCAGAACGTACGCACGGTCGAGCCGGGTGACCGGGTGCTGTACGACCCGGAGGACCGGGCGGAGGTCGAGGTCCGCGGGGTCGCCTATGTGCTGATGCGCGAGCGGGATCTGCACGCGGTGGCCGCGGAGCGGCTGGCCGGCACCGAGGAGCCCACTGGTCTGTACCTGTAG
- a CDS encoding DUF3618 domain-containing protein yields the protein MPEARTPAQIEAEITRRRQELAATLDEIAVRVHPKTIVGDAKARAAAAVDRTAGRTYVAVNRAVTDVRAQFVSADGSPRLERIVPVALVTIAVVGLLATSARRRRS from the coding sequence GTGCCGGAAGCCAGGACCCCTGCGCAGATCGAGGCGGAGATCACCCGCAGGCGGCAGGAGCTCGCCGCGACGCTGGACGAGATCGCCGTGCGGGTACATCCGAAGACCATCGTGGGTGACGCGAAGGCCCGGGCCGCGGCCGCCGTGGACCGTACGGCGGGCCGTACGTATGTCGCCGTCAACCGCGCGGTCACGGATGTACGGGCGCAGTTCGTCTCGGCCGACGGATCGCCACGGCTGGAGCGGATCGTACCGGTGGCGCTGGTGACCATCGCCGTGGTCGGACTGCTCGCGACCTCGGCTCGCCGCCGACGCTCCTGA
- the bcp gene encoding thioredoxin-dependent thiol peroxidase yields MSERLQPGDTAPAFTLPNADGKQISLADYAGRKVIVYFYPAALTPGCTKQACDFTDNLALLADAGYEVIGVSPDKPEKLATFREKEDLKVTLVGDPEKKVLEAYGAFGEKKLYGKIVNGVIRSTVIVDENGKVERALYNVKATGHVAKLIKDLELDGR; encoded by the coding sequence ATGAGCGAGCGACTGCAGCCCGGCGACACCGCCCCGGCCTTCACCCTTCCCAACGCCGACGGCAAGCAGATCTCCCTCGCCGACTACGCCGGACGCAAGGTCATCGTCTACTTCTACCCGGCCGCCCTCACCCCCGGCTGCACCAAGCAGGCCTGCGACTTCACCGACAATCTGGCGCTGCTCGCCGACGCCGGGTACGAGGTCATCGGCGTCTCGCCGGACAAGCCGGAGAAGCTGGCCACGTTCCGCGAGAAGGAGGACCTGAAGGTCACGCTCGTCGGTGACCCGGAGAAGAAGGTTCTGGAGGCCTATGGCGCCTTCGGGGAGAAGAAGCTGTACGGCAAGATCGTGAACGGCGTCATCCGCTCCACCGTCATCGTCGATGAGAACGGCAAGGTAGAGCGCGCGCTCTACAACGTCAAGGCGACCGGCCATGTGGCCAAGCTCATCAAGGACCTGGAGCTGGACGGCCGGTAG
- a CDS encoding phosphate ABC transporter ATP-binding protein: MDNVIAARGLRVQSGDKTLVGPVSFELTHGSTTGLCGPSGAGKSTVLRALVDLLPAGLTRRGELHVLGRPIRHGKGDADLRSKVVLVPQTPVVFGGSILDNALFGIRHVAKMPRGVMRDRAELALREAGLWQEVRDRLESPAGNLSAGQRQRLCLARALALEPVALLLDEPTSALDERSRDTVEESVAALRGRRTVLLVSHDAAQVDRLCDTTVHLEQPLSPATAVPFS, from the coding sequence ATGGACAACGTGATAGCCGCGCGGGGCCTCCGGGTGCAGAGCGGTGACAAGACACTCGTGGGTCCTGTGTCCTTCGAGCTGACACACGGCTCGACGACCGGGCTCTGCGGGCCTTCCGGAGCCGGGAAATCCACCGTCCTCCGAGCACTCGTCGACCTCCTCCCGGCCGGCCTCACCCGGAGAGGGGAGTTGCACGTGCTCGGCCGCCCGATCCGACACGGCAAGGGGGACGCTGACCTCAGGTCCAAGGTCGTCCTCGTGCCCCAGACCCCCGTCGTGTTCGGTGGCAGCATCCTCGACAACGCCCTCTTCGGTATCCGGCACGTAGCCAAGATGCCGCGAGGGGTGATGCGAGACCGGGCCGAGCTCGCCCTGCGCGAAGCCGGACTCTGGCAGGAGGTGCGTGACAGGCTCGAGTCCCCTGCAGGCAACCTGTCCGCAGGACAGCGGCAACGGCTGTGTCTCGCCCGAGCTCTGGCGCTCGAACCAGTCGCCCTCCTCCTCGACGAACCCACCAGCGCCCTGGACGAACGTAGTCGCGACACGGTTGAAGAATCCGTGGCAGCCCTGAGGGGACGACGAACCGTCCTGCTCGTCTCTCACGATGCGGCACAGGTCGACCGGCTCTGCGACACCACCGTGCACCTCGAGCAGCCTCTGTCTCCGGCCACGGCCGTCCCGTTCTCCTGA
- the pstC gene encoding phosphate ABC transporter permease subunit PstC: protein MATETPVRPLVAPDTASRPRPSRWVWAWSFTGAIFVATVLLILAGYLFTGISRGEVDWIQLLTSSVWSPTHSAYGGLAMIYGSAVVCAISLALAVPVSWAAAVALTEYLPPRLARWLRTGVELLAAIPSIVYGLVGILAIRPFIAGMADVPGGDSLLAAGIVLAVMIIPTVVAVSVDALAAVPNRFRESAYSLGLTRREVIRSAVLPLARPGMRAGVLLGLARALGEAIAVYLVVGRADGRLPTTPGEFLDSLVHPGQTLTTKLAGPEPVLAGTSGPHFAALCGLGIVILALVAAATVWGTRASAQPAVSGRLRRPRPPSTFRIQCDRLTAVLRLAALLLPSALLVGILALLVGRGSTAFDPSFWTTPQSGTAGGGVRDQILGTVLFVVTTGAVSLPLGFGAGILIGVYASARAARLLQTLTVVVGGAPTILLGLAGFVILSSAMGWGKSWLAGVVVLVPVVVPVVALATSARVKGMPAELTESAMALGLSRPQYIRSVVVPYTWPATVTGLLLGLARAAGETAPLLFTATVFFGADPLPGGIVDSPVQALPTHIFTLSQDSGDPHAVAQAWSSALVLVLITAVLLSAAVWLRNRLEGERWTT from the coding sequence GTGGCAACCGAAACTCCGGTGCGACCGCTGGTCGCACCGGACACGGCGTCGCGCCCGCGGCCATCACGGTGGGTTTGGGCCTGGTCGTTCACCGGCGCCATCTTCGTGGCCACGGTGCTCCTCATCCTGGCGGGGTACCTGTTCACAGGGATCAGCCGGGGCGAGGTCGACTGGATCCAGTTGCTGACCTCCTCGGTGTGGAGCCCCACGCATTCCGCCTACGGCGGATTGGCCATGATCTACGGCTCCGCGGTCGTCTGCGCGATCTCCCTCGCCCTCGCCGTCCCCGTCAGCTGGGCCGCAGCCGTCGCTCTCACGGAGTACCTGCCACCACGCCTGGCACGCTGGCTGCGCACAGGCGTGGAACTGCTCGCCGCGATTCCATCCATCGTCTACGGCCTGGTTGGAATCCTGGCCATACGGCCTTTCATCGCCGGGATGGCCGACGTGCCGGGTGGTGACAGTCTGCTGGCCGCCGGGATCGTGCTCGCGGTCATGATCATTCCTACCGTCGTCGCCGTAAGTGTGGACGCGCTCGCCGCGGTGCCGAATCGCTTCCGCGAGTCCGCCTACTCCCTGGGGCTGACGCGTCGCGAGGTCATCCGGTCCGCCGTTCTACCCCTTGCCCGGCCCGGAATGCGGGCCGGCGTACTCCTCGGCCTGGCCCGAGCGCTCGGAGAAGCGATCGCGGTCTACCTGGTCGTGGGCAGGGCTGACGGCCGCCTCCCGACAACGCCCGGGGAATTCCTGGACTCACTGGTGCACCCCGGTCAGACGTTGACGACGAAGCTCGCGGGGCCGGAGCCCGTTCTCGCAGGCACGTCAGGGCCACACTTCGCAGCCCTGTGCGGCTTGGGAATCGTCATCCTCGCCCTCGTGGCCGCTGCCACGGTGTGGGGCACCCGGGCGAGTGCACAGCCCGCCGTCAGCGGGCGGCTCCGGCGGCCCCGGCCCCCTTCGACGTTCCGCATTCAGTGTGACCGCCTCACCGCCGTGCTGCGCCTGGCGGCCCTCCTGCTACCCAGCGCCTTGCTCGTAGGGATACTCGCCCTCCTCGTGGGCCGCGGAAGCACAGCCTTCGACCCGTCATTCTGGACCACTCCCCAGTCGGGTACGGCAGGAGGTGGTGTACGCGATCAGATTCTCGGGACTGTGCTGTTCGTGGTCACGACAGGGGCCGTCTCCCTCCCACTGGGCTTCGGCGCGGGGATTCTGATCGGTGTCTACGCCTCCGCGCGTGCCGCCCGCCTGCTGCAGACGCTGACCGTGGTCGTGGGCGGAGCACCGACCATCCTTCTCGGTCTCGCCGGGTTCGTCATCCTGTCGAGCGCCATGGGGTGGGGTAAGTCCTGGCTTGCCGGTGTCGTGGTGCTGGTGCCCGTCGTTGTTCCCGTCGTGGCGTTGGCGACTTCCGCCCGCGTCAAGGGCATGCCAGCCGAACTGACCGAGAGCGCAATGGCACTGGGGCTCTCCCGGCCCCAGTACATCCGGTCCGTCGTCGTTCCCTATACCTGGCCCGCCACGGTCACCGGTCTGCTGTTGGGCCTCGCGCGGGCCGCCGGAGAGACGGCTCCGCTCCTGTTCACCGCCACCGTCTTCTTCGGCGCCGATCCCCTGCCGGGGGGAATCGTGGACTCCCCGGTCCAGGCGCTGCCGACTCATATCTTCACCCTGTCGCAGGATTCCGGAGACCCCCATGCGGTCGCGCAGGCATGGTCCAGCGCCCTGGTCTTGGTGCTGATCACAGCAGTACTCCTCAGCGCGGCGGTGTGGCTGCGCAACCGTTTGGAAGGAGAGCGATGGACAACGTGA
- a CDS encoding phosphate ABC transporter substrate-binding protein, which produces MLLTSSMSACADSEARTGAMRVSGSTTVAPVAADAAEVLRRQGLDVTVATQGGSAGGISQLGSRQIDIGMSSKPLSDEDRAAYPDTDFHPTQIGADAVGVIVTKKVADAGVGDLTKEQVRGLFEGQITNWSEVGGPDLEVFVYDKEPGRGTREVLDKYLYGDEKPPPPPQSDSFAIVGGNLETRSKLKSTPGSVAPLSTGFIEGHDDLVAVTLDGVAPSAEKIASGEYPMARQLFLITDGEPRGRTKKFVDYVLSDEGQALLPKHGYLTAKQLGE; this is translated from the coding sequence GTGTTGCTGACGTCCTCCATGTCCGCCTGCGCGGACAGCGAGGCCCGGACCGGCGCCATGCGGGTCAGCGGGTCGACGACTGTGGCACCGGTCGCTGCGGACGCAGCCGAGGTACTCCGTCGTCAGGGACTCGACGTCACGGTTGCTACGCAAGGCGGTTCGGCCGGCGGCATATCCCAGCTCGGCTCCAGACAGATCGACATCGGCATGAGCTCGAAGCCCCTCTCTGACGAGGACCGGGCCGCTTACCCCGACACGGACTTCCACCCGACACAGATCGGCGCAGACGCGGTCGGAGTAATCGTGACCAAGAAGGTCGCCGACGCGGGTGTCGGCGACCTGACCAAGGAGCAGGTTCGCGGCCTCTTCGAAGGACAGATCACGAACTGGTCCGAGGTGGGCGGCCCGGACCTGGAGGTCTTCGTCTACGACAAGGAGCCGGGACGAGGGACACGTGAGGTGCTGGACAAGTACCTCTACGGAGACGAGAAGCCCCCGCCTCCACCGCAGTCGGACAGCTTCGCCATCGTGGGCGGCAACCTGGAGACTCGAAGCAAGCTGAAGTCGACCCCCGGAAGCGTCGCTCCGCTGTCCACCGGATTCATCGAGGGACACGACGACCTGGTCGCCGTGACGCTGGACGGGGTTGCTCCGAGCGCCGAGAAGATCGCGTCCGGCGAGTATCCCATGGCCCGGCAGCTCTTCCTCATCACTGACGGAGAGCCACGGGGGAGGACCAAGAAGTTCGTCGACTACGTCCTGTCCGATGAAGGGCAGGCGCTACTCCCCAAGCACGGGTACCTCACCGCCAAGCAGCTCGGGGAATAG
- a CDS encoding MFS transporter, translating into MTIRDASAGICAPSRPRRRAALPALCTTEITSWGVLYYAFPVLAPRISRDTGWSAPSVAAAFSAALVVSALIGVPLGRYLDRRGPRVVMTAGSLIAVPAILGVAAAPSLLWFAAAWLVVGVSMSALLYPPAFAAVTGWFDGAERTRALTTVTLVGGLASTVFAPLTAALAEHFSWRTTYVLLAVVLAVVTLPLHTLCLRSPWPSRSSRTSRHVRRPERSVVLSQPFLVLAAAMTLASFAFAAGVINLVPLMTHRGASPSAAAWALGIGGVGQVLGRLGYAALIRRTSVHSRTVLAFLAGAVTTLALGVLPGPVLLLIVCSLVAGMVRGIATLLQATAITDRWGVASYATLSGILAAPVLAATALAPWAGAGIAAALGGYPALFVALAAVSAAAGLLVGVGGQGPKNRGAGL; encoded by the coding sequence GTGACGATCCGCGATGCGTCTGCAGGTATCTGCGCGCCATCCCGCCCGAGGCGTCGTGCCGCCCTGCCGGCGCTGTGCACGACAGAGATCACCAGTTGGGGAGTTCTCTACTACGCCTTCCCGGTCCTGGCACCTCGGATCAGCCGGGACACTGGTTGGTCCGCCCCCTCGGTGGCGGCAGCCTTTTCCGCGGCACTTGTCGTCTCGGCCCTCATAGGTGTGCCTCTGGGGCGCTACCTCGACCGGAGGGGCCCGCGTGTGGTCATGACCGCGGGTTCGCTCATCGCCGTGCCCGCGATCCTGGGGGTTGCCGCCGCCCCGAGCCTCCTTTGGTTCGCAGCGGCTTGGCTCGTCGTGGGCGTATCGATGTCCGCTCTGCTGTACCCACCTGCGTTCGCAGCCGTCACCGGATGGTTCGACGGCGCGGAGCGAACCCGGGCTCTGACAACGGTGACGCTCGTGGGCGGTCTGGCCAGCACGGTTTTCGCTCCCCTGACCGCTGCCCTCGCCGAGCACTTCTCGTGGCGGACGACGTATGTGCTGCTCGCCGTTGTCCTGGCGGTGGTCACTCTCCCACTGCACACCCTGTGTCTGCGCAGCCCCTGGCCGTCGAGGAGCTCCCGGACGAGCCGCCACGTGCGACGGCCGGAACGTTCAGTGGTTCTCTCCCAGCCGTTCCTCGTGCTTGCCGCAGCCATGACTCTCGCGTCTTTCGCGTTCGCAGCTGGAGTGATCAACCTCGTGCCCCTGATGACGCACAGAGGCGCCAGTCCCAGCGCAGCGGCATGGGCACTGGGTATTGGCGGGGTCGGCCAAGTTCTCGGTCGGCTCGGCTACGCAGCGCTCATTCGCCGCACGTCAGTGCATTCCCGGACCGTCCTCGCGTTCCTCGCCGGTGCTGTGACGACTCTGGCTCTCGGTGTCCTTCCAGGCCCCGTTCTCCTGCTCATTGTGTGCAGCCTGGTCGCCGGCATGGTCCGGGGTATCGCCACCCTGCTGCAGGCCACGGCCATCACCGACCGCTGGGGCGTCGCCTCATACGCCACCCTGAGCGGTATTCTCGCCGCGCCCGTCCTGGCCGCTACTGCGCTTGCCCCGTGGGCAGGAGCGGGGATCGCCGCCGCCTTGGGCGGCTACCCCGCCCTGTTCGTGGCGCTTGCCGCGGTCTCTGCTGCAGCGGGGCTCCTGGTGGGGGTCGGGGGGCAGGGCCCGAAGAACCGGGGCGCCGGCTTGTGA
- a CDS encoding ArsR/SmtB family transcription factor, with protein sequence MTSATTASAGKGAVACCPPLTSKDLSEADAEKMAAMFKALGDPVRLRLFSRVASRMGDEVCVCEIADVGVSAPTVSHHLKKLREAGLLTSERRATWVFYRVPPDVMVAMGRMFADAVDA encoded by the coding sequence ATGACAAGTGCGACGACAGCGTCGGCTGGTAAGGGTGCAGTCGCCTGCTGCCCGCCGCTGACTTCCAAAGATCTCTCAGAAGCTGACGCCGAGAAGATGGCGGCCATGTTCAAGGCTCTGGGCGACCCCGTCCGGTTGAGGCTGTTCTCCCGGGTGGCCTCGCGTATGGGCGACGAAGTGTGCGTGTGCGAGATAGCAGACGTGGGTGTCTCGGCTCCGACCGTCTCCCATCACCTGAAGAAGTTGCGCGAGGCCGGATTGCTGACGTCGGAGCGGCGGGCGACATGGGTGTTCTACCGTGTTCCGCCCGATGTCATGGTGGCAATGGGGCGAATGTTCGCTGACGCTGTTGATGCCTAG
- the phnE gene encoding phosphonate ABC transporter, permease protein PhnE: MTQTTHPAPEVTPPVRVPPPKTLSRPRPGGAAAAAAAAALLFAAVWAFVDLRINVATLADSAANAADFLSRTLPLDFPEPGELMVLCRQTLAIVICSTLLSVLVSIPIAVLAARNTTPHRSARLGARALIVVARAVPDVVLAIMFFRVFGLGGLAGVLAMGLHSVGMVGKMYADAIEQIDEGPRTAVRASGAGRLQELVSGVLPQVMPSFIANALHRFDINLRISVVLGFVGVDGLGYAIAAAFRKLDYPRAMALALVVLVLCVVAELISGAIRRALLPHADRAARGAQPRRRATVAAKRTWVSTPMPTRPDTTDSMPSSAKRISPPWDARRWRRSLYAAVTTAVVLASLWGAGLSAGQFFGGLGNIPETVGLFWPPDTGGILPTLLADLWVTVKIALAATLIGAVLALPIGAMAARNVAPSPAVARTFRMVIVLIRGLPELVLAIVFVIITGLGPVAGALALGVGAIGLLGKLVADSLEEVDHGVEQALRATGASGGQVFCSATLPQAAPAFVGHVLYQLDVNIRAATLLGIVGAGGIGFQLLNASRVLEFGVVTTIVGLVFATVMLIELVALWLRRVVS; this comes from the coding sequence ATGACGCAGACGACACATCCCGCACCGGAGGTCACACCTCCGGTGCGGGTGCCGCCGCCAAAGACGTTGTCCCGGCCCAGGCCAGGCGGGGCCGCGGCCGCCGCGGCAGCTGCCGCACTTCTCTTCGCAGCCGTATGGGCGTTCGTGGACCTTCGGATCAATGTGGCGACCCTGGCAGACAGCGCCGCGAACGCGGCGGACTTCCTCTCCCGCACACTGCCGCTGGACTTCCCTGAACCGGGCGAGCTCATGGTTCTGTGTCGGCAGACCCTGGCCATCGTCATTTGTTCGACTCTGCTCTCCGTGCTCGTGAGCATCCCGATCGCCGTACTGGCTGCCCGGAACACGACGCCGCACCGGAGCGCACGCTTGGGAGCCCGGGCATTGATCGTCGTGGCCCGTGCCGTGCCGGACGTCGTGCTCGCGATCATGTTCTTCAGGGTATTCGGCCTCGGAGGCCTCGCCGGTGTCCTGGCCATGGGTCTGCACTCGGTCGGGATGGTCGGCAAGATGTACGCCGACGCGATCGAGCAGATCGATGAAGGGCCCCGTACCGCTGTACGGGCAAGCGGCGCAGGTCGGCTGCAAGAGCTCGTATCGGGCGTGCTTCCTCAGGTCATGCCCTCCTTCATCGCCAACGCGCTGCACCGCTTCGACATCAACCTGCGCATCTCGGTGGTGCTGGGCTTCGTCGGTGTCGACGGTTTGGGCTATGCCATCGCGGCCGCCTTCCGGAAGCTGGACTACCCGCGTGCGATGGCCTTGGCGCTGGTCGTTCTGGTGCTGTGCGTCGTGGCGGAACTGATCTCTGGAGCGATCCGCAGGGCACTACTGCCACATGCCGACCGAGCCGCTCGGGGGGCCCAGCCACGCCGCCGGGCCACCGTCGCTGCCAAACGCACCTGGGTGAGCACCCCCATGCCGACGCGGCCCGATACGACCGACTCCATGCCGAGCTCAGCGAAGCGCATCTCCCCGCCGTGGGATGCACGGCGTTGGCGCCGCAGCCTGTACGCGGCCGTCACCACTGCGGTGGTGCTTGCCTCCCTGTGGGGCGCGGGGCTGTCAGCGGGCCAGTTTTTCGGCGGTCTGGGCAACATCCCCGAAACCGTCGGGCTCTTCTGGCCTCCTGACACCGGCGGCATCCTGCCCACCCTGCTCGCCGACCTCTGGGTCACGGTGAAGATCGCTCTGGCCGCCACTCTGATCGGAGCGGTGCTGGCCCTGCCGATCGGCGCGATGGCGGCTCGAAACGTGGCTCCGTCGCCTGCTGTGGCTCGGACCTTCCGAATGGTGATCGTTCTGATCCGCGGGCTTCCCGAACTGGTGCTGGCCATCGTGTTCGTGATCATCACCGGCCTGGGCCCGGTCGCCGGCGCCTTGGCCTTGGGTGTCGGTGCCATCGGGCTCCTGGGCAAACTCGTCGCAGACTCCTTGGAGGAAGTGGATCACGGCGTGGAACAAGCGCTCCGTGCCACAGGAGCATCGGGCGGGCAGGTCTTCTGTTCCGCGACCTTGCCACAGGCGGCGCCCGCCTTCGTCGGGCACGTGCTGTACCAGCTGGATGTGAACATCCGCGCCGCGACGCTGCTGGGCATCGTCGGAGCCGGCGGCATCGGCTTCCAGTTGCTCAATGCCTCTCGCGTGCTCGAGTTCGGTGTCGTCACCACCATCGTGGGGCTCGTCTTCGCAACGGTGATGCTTATCGAGCTCGTCGCTCTCTGGCTCCGTCGCGTCGTCAGTTGA